From Cronobacter turicensis z3032, the proteins below share one genomic window:
- the ttuB gene encoding Putative tartrate transporter, translated as MTSEDKVYRKITRRLIPFLILCYFFAYLDRVNVGFAKLHMQDALNFSDTVYGLGAGIFFIGYFLFELPSNLLMQRFGPRFWIARIMVTWAVLSAAMIFISTPTQFYVLRFLLGVAEAGFFPGIVFYLTLWFPSWRSARTLGLFILVTPLSTIIGSPLSGLILTLFEGVEGLHNWQWLFLVEAIPSFVLAFVVLRYLDNDVKAARWLSETEKQVVIGDMAKDALNRERARHGRADRSLKDMFNNGYVWLLALIFFSFNIGYYGINFWLPSIIKTSGVSDDIYIGLLAALPYVCGAVFMVWNSHHSDLKQERRWHIAVPALIGGIGLALSAWCSTSTFWMMTWICLAMSGTLALIPTYISLPGAMLSGTAAAAGIALVNSIGNLAGFFGPTVLGWLKDATGRTDTGLYILAGFLLLCAPLILALPARLANPKKRLAASEPHDEQSDTAPSVDATARR; from the coding sequence AACGTCGGTTTCGCCAAACTGCATATGCAGGATGCGCTGAACTTCAGCGACACGGTTTATGGCCTCGGCGCCGGGATTTTCTTTATCGGTTACTTTCTGTTTGAGCTGCCGAGCAATCTGCTGATGCAGCGCTTCGGCCCGCGTTTCTGGATAGCCCGCATTATGGTGACCTGGGCGGTGCTGTCGGCGGCGATGATTTTTATCAGCACCCCGACGCAGTTTTACGTGCTGCGCTTTTTACTGGGCGTCGCCGAAGCCGGATTCTTTCCGGGCATCGTCTTCTATCTAACGCTGTGGTTCCCTTCCTGGCGCTCCGCCCGCACGCTGGGGCTGTTTATTCTGGTCACGCCGCTCTCAACCATTATCGGCAGTCCGCTGTCGGGGCTAATTCTGACGCTGTTTGAGGGCGTGGAAGGGCTGCATAACTGGCAATGGCTGTTTCTTGTCGAGGCGATCCCCTCTTTTGTGCTGGCGTTTGTGGTGTTGCGCTATCTCGATAATGACGTGAAGGCCGCACGCTGGCTGAGCGAAACCGAAAAACAGGTGGTTATCGGCGATATGGCGAAAGACGCGCTGAACCGCGAGCGCGCCCGCCACGGCAGAGCCGATCGCAGCCTGAAAGATATGTTTAACAACGGCTATGTCTGGCTGCTGGCGCTGATCTTTTTTAGCTTCAACATCGGTTATTACGGCATTAATTTCTGGCTGCCGTCGATCATTAAAACCTCCGGCGTCAGCGACGATATCTACATTGGCTTACTCGCCGCGTTGCCGTATGTGTGCGGCGCGGTGTTTATGGTGTGGAACAGCCATCACTCCGATTTGAAGCAGGAGCGCCGCTGGCATATCGCCGTCCCGGCGCTCATCGGCGGCATTGGCCTTGCGCTGAGCGCCTGGTGCAGCACGTCCACCTTCTGGATGATGACGTGGATTTGCCTTGCGATGTCCGGCACGCTGGCGCTCATTCCCACCTATATCAGTCTGCCGGGCGCGATGCTGTCCGGCACCGCCGCCGCGGCAGGCATCGCGCTGGTCAATTCCATCGGCAACCTCGCCGGTTTCTTCGGCCCGACCGTACTGGGCTGGCTGAAAGACGCCACCGGCCGCACCGACACGGGGCTCTACATTCTGGCTGGCTTCCTGCTGTTGTGCGCGCCGCTGATCCTTGCCCTGCCCGCGCGTCTGGCGAACCCCAAAAAACGCCTTGCGGCATCTGAACCCCATGATGAGCAGTCTGACACTGCCCCTTCTGTCGATGCGACGGCACGTCGCTAA